The Callithrix jacchus isolate 240 chromosome X, calJac240_pri, whole genome shotgun sequence genome contains a region encoding:
- the NAP1L3 gene encoding nucleosome assembly protein 1-like 3 has protein sequence MAEADFKEVSEPVAQSVAEEEMASSASDSGEESDSSSSSSSTSSSSSSSSSSSSSSSGSSSTSSGSGLYRKKRVPEPSRRARRAPWRTDFVIKLPQAVRNRVQALRNIQDECDKVDTMFLKAIHDLERKYAELNKPLYDRRFQIINAEYEPTEEECEWNSEDEEFSSDEEVQDDTLSEMPPLEGEEEEKPKENPEVKAEEKEVPKEIPEVKDEEKEVPKEIPEVKDEEKEVPKEIPEVKDEEKEVPKEIAEVMDEEKVIPKEIAEVMDEEKVIPKEIAEVMDEEKVIPKEIAEVMDEEKVVPKEIAEVKAEEKAYSEDGMEAIPEVKEDPKEAPQAKAEDKEQPKATEAKPRAGVREAHKRVPEERLPERVSLKRARRGKPKREDPKGIPDYWLIVLKNVDKLGPMIQKYDEPILKFLSDVNLKFSKPGQPVSYTFEFHFLPNPYFRNEVLVKTYIIKSKPDHHDPFFSWGWEIEDCKGCKIDWRRGKDVTVKTIQSRTTATGEIQPRVVPNSSFFNFFSPPEIPMIGKLEPQEDAILDEDFEIGQILHDNVILKSIYYYTGEVNEYGSYYGVGKDYGNRKYRK, from the coding sequence ATGGCAGAAGCAGATTTTAAAGAGGTCTCGGAACCTGTCGCCCAAAGTGTTGCCGAAGAGGAGATGGCTAGCTCGGCTAGTGATTCTGGGGAAGAATCTGACAGCAGTAGCTCTAGCAGCAGCACtagtagcagtagcagcagcagcagtagcagcagcagcagcagcagcggcagtaGCAGCACTAGCAGCGGCAGCGGCTTATATAGAAAGAAGAGGGTACCTGAGCCTTCCAGAAGGGCGCGGCGGGCTCCGTGGAGAACAGATTTCGTGATTAAGCTGCCTCAGGCTGTTAGAAATCGTGTGCAAGCGCTTAGAAACATTCAAGATGAATGTGACAAGGTAGACACGATGTTCTTAAAAGCAATTCATGATCTTGAAAGAAAATATGCTGAACTCAACAAGCCTCTGTATGATAGGCGGTTTCAAATCATCAATGCAGAATACGAGCCTACAGAAGAAGAGTGTGAATGGAATTCAGAGGATGAGGAGTTCAGCAGTGATGAGGAGGTGCAGGATGACACCCTTAGTGAAATGCCTCCCTTAGAgggtgaggaagaagaaaagcctAAAGAAAACCCGGAGGTGAAGGCTGAAGAGAAGGAAGTTCCTAAAGAAATTCCTGAGGTAAAGGATGAAGAAAAGGAAGTTCCTAAAGAAATTCCTGAGGTAAAGGATGAGGAAAAGGAAGTTCCTAAAGAAATTCCTGAGGTAAAGGATGAGGAAAAAGAAGTTCCTAAAGAAATTGCTGAGGTAATGGATGAAGAAAAGGTAATTCCTAAAGAAATTGCTGAGGTAATGGATGAAGAAAAGGTAATTCCTAAAGAAATTGCTGAGGTAATGGATGAAGAAAAGGTCATTCCTAAAGAAATTGCTGAGGTAATGGATGAAGAAAAGGTAGTTCCTAAAGAAATTGCTGAGGTAAAGGCTGAAGAAAAAGCATATTCTGAAGACGGTATGGAGGCAATCCCTGAAGTCAAAGAAGATCCTAAAGAAGCCCCCCAGGCAAAGGCCGAAGATAAAGAACAGCCTAAAGCAACAGAGGCTAAGCCAAGGGCTGGAGTAAGAGAGGCTCATAAAAGAGTTCCTGAGGAAAGGCTTCCGGAAAGAGTAAGTCTTAAAAGAGCTAGGAGGGGAAAGCCTAAAAGAGAAGACCCTAAAGGCATTCCTGACTATTGGCTGATTGTTTTAAAGAATGTTGACAAGCTGGGGCCTATGATTCAGAAGTATGATGAGCCGATTCTGAAGTTCTTGTCGGATGTTAACCTGAAGTTCTCAAAACCTGGCCAGCCTGTAAGTTACAcctttgaatttcattttctacCCAATCCATATTTCAGAAATGAGGTGCTGGTAAAGACATATATAATAAAGTCAAAACCAGATCACCATGATCCCTTCTTTTCTTGGGGATGGGAAATTGAAGATTGCAAAGGCTGCAAGATAGActggagaagaggaaaagatgTTACGGTGAAAACTATCCAGAGTCGCACAACTGCTACTGGAGAAATCCAGCCAAGAGTGGTTCCTAATTCAtcattcttcaatttctttagcCCTCCTGAGATTCCTATGATTGGAAAGCTGGAACCACAAGAAGATGCTATCCTTGATGAGGACTTTGAAATTGGGCAGATTTTACATGATAATGTCATCCTGAAGTCAATCTATTACTATACTGGAGAAGTCAATGAATACGGTTCCTACTATGGAGTTGGCAAAGATTACGGAAACAGgaagtatagaaaataa